TCTACCTGATTCTATATACACAACACCATGACTGAACTAGACACATGGCACTGCATGGACTTTGAAACAGGTCACTACTGCAAACTGATACCTCCGTGGTTGAGCAGCCCGAATTTTTGTTTCGATCCGAAAATGCTTATCAGAGGTCAATCGAAGATTCAGAAAGAATCCGTTTCAAATCTTCTTTAGACAAAACAACAGTGTTCATGTTGATATATGATTTTGAGAGTTTATTGGAATTCTCTCAAACCCAAGAACAGAAGAAGAAaacgaatgaaaaatatgaaatgtacaattaatgatttcattatttatgaCGAAAGAGAAACTGCCATTACTATGCTCGTAATACTTACTACAATGAATATAGAAAATACAGTGAACACAATCAATCAGGAAGTCTGAAATCTGATTCTGAATATCACCACTAACAATTAACCGCGTTCAAAGAACTGCCTCGATTTTAGTATATCAGCCTTCATCCTTTCCATGGCCAGGGCAGCTTTCGCATGGTGTTCAGATAACTTAATTTTAGTTTGGCCATCATCCGTAGCTACTTTCTTGTTGTTCAATAAGTCGCAAGTAAGGCAGGTATCAGTCCATGGGCTTCGAAATGAAAggttcattttattgaaaattttcctGTAGATGGATAGCGTTACGGGACGGTGATTAGTAAAAATCCCTTGTATAGTTCTACCACATTAAGATGGGATGGTAGATATTTCTTGTTTGTTGAAGTACGACCATAGTGACTCTCTGTCGGTTCATATGATTGATGTGATCTTCAACCTGAAACGGAAAGTATTTTGTTAGTCTGATAATGAATCTTTTGTTTGCCAATACTTATTTATCATATGTGAATGATAATTGGTAATCACTACGTACCATATTGATAATTTCTGGTTAAGTAACATACTGATTGCCATGCCTCCCCGATAAGTTCCATGATTTATGACACTGCAGTTGATAATATTCCCAAAGACCGAggccagttgctgaaaagaCGGAGTAAAGGCTCAGCATTATTCAAAATGCTAATAAACCCTTACCTAGTGAAAAATATCTTATCACACAGGGATAGTGCGTTTTTCAAGCATTTCTTAACGTTACCACCGGGATAAAATGCAGAATCTTCACCCGCGTTCGACGTGATGTTGTTAAGCCTCAACAGAATACGGATAACCAGGTTCAGCTCAGACAAGGCCTAGTGGTCAAcatgtttttttctaatcatTTAAAGGCCGAGGAGCAGTATTAAAGCCCAATCAATGTCAAAGATAGCAGTACCCATGAAGCAATAGTGCAGTGGAGAGCTCCAACGGTTGAAACTGGAAATCTCCTATTTTCTCT
This genomic interval from Tubulanus polymorphus chromosome 8, tnTubPoly1.2, whole genome shotgun sequence contains the following:
- the LOC141910125 gene encoding uncharacterized protein LOC141910125, with product MYDKADLQTATLDHDYLEKPLPYYIVERTVKQLASVFGNIINCSVINHGTYRGGMAISMLLNQKLSIWLKITSII